A genome region from Thermomonospora amylolytica includes the following:
- a CDS encoding DUF2470 domain-containing protein has translation MERNPFTAEVVEAVCRHMNEDHAEDSVLIVRTLGGQAEATAAVMTGLDADGIEFSAEVAGRPVPVRIPFAERLTERAQVRAEVVRMYHEARARLGLPPRSG, from the coding sequence GTGGAACGGAACCCGTTCACCGCCGAGGTGGTCGAGGCGGTCTGCCGGCACATGAACGAGGACCACGCCGAGGACTCGGTGCTGATCGTCCGGACGCTGGGCGGTCAGGCGGAGGCGACGGCGGCGGTGATGACCGGGCTGGACGCGGACGGGATCGAGTTCTCCGCCGAGGTGGCGGGGCGGCCGGTGCCGGTGCGGATCCCGTTCGCGGAACGGCTGACGGAACGGGCCCAGGTGCGCGCCGAGGTCGTGCGGATGTACCACGAGGCCCGGGCGAGGCTGGGGCTTCCGCCGCGGTCCGGGTGA
- a CDS encoding aminotransferase class V-fold PLP-dependent enzyme translates to MGWGVWMELERFRAEFPVLERVCWLFTPSCGPGARRVVEAVRAELAEWDSSSWEERDRPAQHSRRVMAGVLGVSPADVALVQSVAEGASTVAASLPDGSRVVVGDAEYRSVAFPWLAAERRGVRVHQVPMPEGVLRSTALIEAITEDTTLVAVSDVQSSSGARVDLVAVAERCREVGARLFVDATQSAGVLRLPEAVRPDFVAVHGYKWLLCPRGAAWLYVRPDRLEELVPLAPNAHSGPRPWTEYYGGPLEYAQDARRLDMSLCWPSWAGAAVALDLVGALDPVSLEEHCLGLAGMLREGLAELGLKCLPSEVPSHIVSVAVPDADAALSVLREAGIRATARAGALRFGFHGFNTADDVARVLSALRPLAGNGA, encoded by the coding sequence GTGGGATGGGGGGTCTGGATGGAGCTGGAGCGGTTCCGGGCCGAGTTTCCGGTGCTGGAGCGGGTGTGCTGGTTGTTCACGCCCAGTTGCGGGCCGGGCGCTCGGCGGGTGGTGGAGGCGGTCCGGGCCGAGCTGGCGGAGTGGGACTCCTCCAGCTGGGAGGAGCGGGATCGGCCGGCGCAGCATTCCCGGCGGGTGATGGCCGGGGTGCTCGGGGTCTCCCCGGCCGATGTGGCGTTGGTGCAGTCGGTGGCGGAGGGGGCCTCCACCGTGGCCGCTTCGCTGCCTGACGGGAGCCGGGTGGTGGTGGGGGACGCGGAGTACCGGAGCGTGGCCTTCCCCTGGCTGGCGGCCGAACGGCGTGGGGTGCGGGTGCATCAGGTGCCGATGCCGGAGGGGGTGCTTCGCAGTACGGCGCTGATCGAGGCGATCACCGAGGACACGACGCTGGTCGCGGTGAGCGATGTGCAGTCGTCCTCCGGGGCGCGTGTGGATCTGGTGGCCGTTGCGGAACGGTGCCGGGAGGTCGGGGCGCGGCTGTTCGTCGACGCCACGCAGAGCGCGGGGGTGCTGCGGCTGCCGGAGGCCGTACGGCCGGACTTCGTCGCGGTGCACGGGTACAAGTGGTTGCTGTGCCCGCGGGGGGCCGCCTGGCTGTACGTGCGGCCCGACCGGCTTGAGGAGCTGGTGCCGTTGGCGCCCAACGCGCACAGCGGGCCGCGGCCATGGACGGAGTACTACGGGGGGCCGCTGGAGTACGCGCAGGACGCTCGGCGGCTGGACATGTCGTTGTGCTGGCCTTCGTGGGCGGGGGCGGCCGTGGCGCTGGACCTGGTCGGTGCGCTCGATCCCGTTTCGCTGGAGGAGCACTGCCTCGGGCTGGCGGGGATGCTGCGTGAGGGGTTGGCCGAGCTGGGACTGAAGTGCCTGCCGAGCGAGGTGCCGAGTCACATCGTGTCGGTGGCCGTTCCGGATGCCGACGCCGCGTTGTCCGTACTGCGGGAGGCGGGGATCCGTGCGACGGCGCGGGCGGGGGCGCTGCGGTTCGGGTTCCACGGGTTCAACACCGCCGACGACGTCGCGCGCGTGCTGTCCGCGCTTCGCCCGCTCGCCGGGAACGGCGCGTGA
- a CDS encoding RNA polymerase sigma-70 factor: MSDATPEPDPYIEHRRLLFGIAYRMLGSVADAEDVLQDAWLTWNSADRAAIRHPKAYLVRTVTNLSLNRLASARATRETYVGPWLPEPLLTSPDAATETELADSVSTAMMVVLETLGPVERAVFLLREVFGYSHAEIAGILDRPEATVRQIAHRAREHVRARRPRFDTDRARREEITERFIAACSGGDLNAVMELLAPDVTAWSDGGGKVTAARRPLHGADHVARWVLGVLAKPQAAGVTLETATVNGETGVLLTVGGVPIGALTFDVADGRLRNLWFQLNPDKLRGLRPGRALS; the protein is encoded by the coding sequence ATGAGCGACGCGACGCCCGAGCCGGATCCGTACATCGAACACCGGCGGCTGCTGTTCGGCATCGCCTACCGGATGCTGGGCAGCGTCGCCGACGCCGAGGACGTTCTCCAGGACGCGTGGCTGACCTGGAACTCGGCGGACCGCGCCGCGATCCGGCATCCGAAGGCGTACCTGGTGCGGACGGTCACCAACCTGTCGCTGAACCGGCTCGCCTCCGCCCGGGCGACCCGGGAGACCTACGTCGGGCCGTGGCTGCCCGAGCCGCTGCTGACCTCCCCCGACGCCGCCACGGAGACCGAACTGGCCGACAGCGTCTCCACCGCGATGATGGTGGTGCTGGAGACCCTCGGCCCCGTCGAGCGCGCGGTGTTCCTGCTGCGCGAGGTCTTCGGGTACTCGCACGCCGAGATCGCCGGCATTCTCGACCGGCCGGAGGCGACCGTCCGCCAGATCGCCCACCGCGCCCGCGAGCACGTCCGGGCCCGCCGCCCCCGCTTCGACACCGACCGGGCCCGGCGCGAGGAGATCACCGAGCGGTTCATCGCGGCCTGCTCGGGCGGCGACCTGAACGCGGTCATGGAACTGCTCGCCCCGGACGTGACCGCATGGTCCGACGGCGGGGGCAAGGTCACCGCCGCCCGCCGCCCCCTGCACGGCGCCGACCATGTCGCCCGCTGGGTGCTCGGCGTCCTGGCCAAGCCGCAGGCGGCCGGCGTCACCCTGGAGACCGCCACCGTGAACGGCGAGACGGGCGTCCTGCTCACCGTCGGGGGCGTGCCCATCGGCGCGCTGACCTTCGACGTGGCCGACGGCCGCCTCCGGAACCTGTGGTTCCAGCTCAACCCCGACAAGCTCCGCGGCCTACGCCCCGGCCGAGCCCTCTCCTGA
- a CDS encoding cation:proton antiporter regulatory subunit codes for MDVERTSLPGIGLQHVFTTSRGRQVGVVSHRTGRRDLAVYDKEDPDTCIVTVQLTAEEAGFLAELLGTGKVVERLNDLHKQVEGLVTEQVPIAAGSPYDGRTLGDTRARSRTGASIVAVVRNAEVIASPRPGFVFSAGDKVVVVGTAEGTAAVARIFASG; via the coding sequence GTGGACGTCGAGCGGACATCGCTGCCCGGGATCGGGCTGCAGCACGTGTTCACCACCAGCCGGGGGCGGCAGGTGGGCGTGGTGTCGCACCGGACGGGGCGGCGTGATCTGGCCGTCTACGACAAGGAGGACCCCGACACCTGCATCGTGACGGTGCAGCTCACCGCGGAGGAGGCCGGGTTCCTGGCCGAGCTGCTGGGCACCGGCAAGGTGGTCGAGCGGCTGAACGACCTGCACAAGCAGGTGGAGGGGCTGGTCACCGAGCAGGTCCCGATCGCGGCGGGGTCGCCGTACGACGGGCGGACGCTGGGGGACACGCGGGCGCGGTCGCGGACGGGGGCGTCGATCGTGGCGGTCGTCCGCAACGCCGAGGTGATCGCCAGCCCGCGTCCCGGCTTCGTGTTCTCCGCCGGCGACAAGGTCGTCGTGGTGGGGACCGCGGAGGGGACCGCCGCGGTCGCCCGCATCTTCGCGAGCGGGTGA